One segment of Candidatus Peregrinibacteria bacterium DNA contains the following:
- the rsmH gene encoding 16S rRNA (cytosine(1402)-N(4))-methyltransferase RsmH: MVSQPKNHVPVLLSETLEYLKIRSNSVIVDCTLGLGGHSMGILHSNDTVKVIGIDQDASNLKEAKERLKPYGDRVSLHHRNFEELYSVIEEEGLVGRIDGILLDLGICSTHIDNPERGFSFRQEGPLDMRFDRTKDFTAADIIREYSAEKLQETFSKYGEEQESKTVAEAIVEARKKTDIQTTTQLIEIIENAKRFRKPGKSAGTNVFQALRIEVNQEFRVLEKALEDAIKILAPGGRIVVIAYHSLEDRIVKLCFKKYEAKGKKDDEWKLVKFIVKTPLKPTEEEVQSNPRSRSAMMRVVERV, encoded by the coding sequence ATGGTATCTCAGCCAAAAAATCACGTACCAGTATTACTGTCAGAGACGCTAGAATACTTGAAAATAAGGTCAAATTCCGTAATTGTAGATTGCACCCTTGGACTTGGTGGTCATAGTATGGGAATCCTCCATTCAAATGACACTGTAAAAGTTATAGGGATTGATCAAGACGCAAGTAATCTCAAGGAAGCAAAAGAGCGTCTTAAGCCATACGGAGATCGAGTGAGTTTGCACCATAGGAACTTTGAAGAGTTATATAGTGTAATCGAAGAGGAGGGATTGGTTGGAAGGATTGACGGAATACTTCTGGATCTCGGAATATGTTCTACACATATAGATAATCCGGAAAGAGGGTTTTCATTTAGACAAGAAGGTCCGCTAGATATGAGATTTGATAGGACGAAAGATTTTACAGCAGCAGATATAATAAGAGAATATTCAGCGGAAAAACTACAAGAAACGTTCTCGAAATATGGAGAAGAGCAAGAGTCGAAGACTGTAGCTGAAGCAATAGTAGAGGCTAGAAAAAAAACTGATATACAAACGACAACACAGTTAATTGAGATCATTGAAAATGCGAAACGGTTCAGGAAGCCAGGGAAATCAGCAGGTACAAATGTTTTCCAAGCTCTCCGTATAGAAGTAAATCAGGAGTTCAGAGTGTTAGAAAAAGCATTGGAAGATGCTATTAAGATACTTGCCCCAGGTGGTCGAATCGTTGTAATCGCATATCATTCACTTGAAGATAGGATCGTGAAATTATGTTTTAAAAAGTATGAGGCTAAAGGAAAAAAAGATGATGAATGGAAACTTGTAAAATTCATTGTCAAAACTCCACTTAAGCCAACTGAAGAGGAGGTGCAGAGTAATCCCAGATCTAGAAGTGCGATGATGAGGGTCGTCGAAAGAGTGTAA